The genomic window tgttcggttggctggttcgtatcgttgctggttcgtgaaaaagtactgctgactggtttgtgtgagagaaaaatactgttccgactgaaaatttacgatcgtttacaacaAGCCACGGCCAAACTAACTTAATCGGTGTGCAGTGCAATGCAATGCATTGTGTAGCAGTAATGTTGGTAGCTGCTAGCTAGCTGGTCCTTTTTATTTTTTCTCCATCAAAGTTGGACCATCGATCCCATCCATGAGCATGACCCACCGGTTCCATTGCTTCTCCTCCATCCCATTCTTCAATTATTATTAGCAGTTCTCTATCTATTTTATTGCAACAACAATTGTTATATATAATAAATGGAATATTGTATAGTATAATGGCCATGCATGCAATTAAGGTAAACGGATGGGAGTGAGAGCTTAATTAGGAGCAATGCTGTTGTTGATTGGTCACTTCATCTGATCTACTTTATTAATTTCCCCGGCCCCTTTTAACATTATATAAATATAATTGTAATAAAACACACAGATGCATGTGAATTGAAAAGTTTGTAAAGCATAATGCATGGCTGACTATTCAGGGCGTGTTTGTTTCCCTGGATAAGGGTGGCCGGCACGTACCAGCCGGGCCTGGGCAGGTGCAACTGAGCTTGTTTGTTTGCGCGTGAGGCCGCCATGGTTCGCGCGTGAGGAACCGCCTCCACCTTCGTCGAGCCATAACCGAGACAGGGCACCGCCATCCGCCGTCGCGGGCAGATCTCAGGCCATCATCGGCTAGGGCCAGCGCCCCCACAGCTTGCGCGGCTCCCCTGGGCGCTCGaacaccgccaccgccgctccaTGGTCGTCGCCGACGAGTCACCTTCTCATGCGGCTGGGTCAGCGCTCATCACCCACGGGAAGGAAGGCAATCGCACACACCGCGCTCGCTCTTCCCCTGGGGTCTGGCTGAGGTGCGGGCCGGGCTGGAAAGGAGGTCCAGGCAAACAAACATCCTTGGTTGGGTGCTGTGCCCGGCTAGACCAGGAAAAAACAAACACGCCTTCAGAGTTCGGAGAGGGGACAGGGGAGCTGGGCAGGCAGGCCACCGTCCCTCTCCACCCCCTCCACAGTCCACACCAAGGGAGGGGCGGCCAACCGAAGAGTCCTTCTCCTTGCTTGCGCAGATCTCCCATCCGTCCGTCCctctgtctccctctctctctctctctctctctctctctctctctctctctctctctctctctgatacTGGAGAAGTGAGGCTTTCCTTTCTTTCTGTAATCCACTCCAGTCAGTCAGTGTGTGTACCATCGACGTCTGCAGTttcctgttcgggggcttctgcttcctgacgggagagtctcgttctactgctccgacaccgcacctgcaggagcttctcGTTCTACtactccgacaccgcacctgcaggagcttcccgttcTACTGCtctgacaccgcacctgcaggagcttcccgtgctactgcttcgacaccgcacctgcaggagtctctcggcgcgacctcctctgcaacatggtggacacgaggaggactggtggccgcaccaacgacggagaagatggtggctcactgtccgcgggtaccggcagtcccaccctagggtataaatctaatcccaatgtgcgctattgttcatatgctattctgttagcgtttttagcgtacttggttgctacactgttaaatactatctgcagtagtggtgatgttacagtatggttagtggtactgttactattatttaagtcgtatttatggattaatataagtcgtaaattgaccaaatgttcaacagAAGAAGAGTGCCCCACCGAACCCGCCTCCACCTTCGTCGAGCCATAATCGAGACAGGGCACCGCCATCCGCCGCCGCGGGCAGATCTGCCTACGTGCGTGGCCGACAGGCCTCAGGCCATCATCGGCTAGGGCCAGCGCCCCCATAGCTTGCGCGGCTCCCTTGGGCGCtcgaacgccgccaccgccgctccaTGGTCGTCGCCGACGAGTCACCTTCTCATGCGGCTGGGTCAGCGCTCATCACCCACGGGAAGGAAGGCAATCGCACACACCACGCTCGCTCTTCCCCTGGGGTCTGGCTGAGGTGCGGGCCGGGCTGGAAAGGAGGTCCAGGCAAACAAACATCCTTGGTTGCAGTCCACGGGTGCTGTGCCCGGCTAGACCAGGAAAAAACAAACACGCCTTCAGAGTTCGGAGAGGGGACAGGGGAGCTGGGCAGGCAGGCCACCGTCCCTCTCCACCCCCTCCACAGTCCACACCAAGGGAGGGGCGGCCAACCGAAGAGTCCTTCTCCTTGCTTGCGCAGATCTCCCATCCGTCCGTCCCTCtgtccccctctctctctctgattGAGGAGGAGTGAGGCTTTCCTTTCTTTCTGTAATCCACTCCAGTCACTCAGTGTGTGTACCATCGACGTCCATCGCAAATTTAAAGTAGTAGCAGGTCGCCTAGAGCTAGCAGTGCAACAAGTAGCGAAGGGAAGGCAATCCCGGCCAGGCATGAACAAGCAGCAGCATCAGGCGTACGGGTACGGGCATGGGCAGGGCGACGTCCCAGGCTACTGCTGCTTCCATCCCAGGGAGGTGGTCGTCGGCGTCTGCGCCCACTGCCTCAAggaccgcctcctcctcctcctcgccgctgCCAACAACAATAACAGcaacgccgccgccgacgccgtgcACCGCCggggcaggagcaggagcagcagcatcTCCCTCCCCAAGGTCTTCGCGCTCGGCTCCTCCTTCCTCCAGCGCCTCGACTCCCGCCACCACCGGGGGCGGGACCCCAACAACAACTGCTactccgacgacgacgacgccaccACCTCCGTCGCAAGCCTCGAtggtacatacatacatacaacacctatcttgcattaatTCAATTAATACTGGAGTAGTACGTGCCATTATACTAATTAATTAGAGGTGGCACCGCCGCTGCCCGCCGCACTCTGCTTGCTTGCATTGATGCTTTGCCTTTCATTCATCATCGTCGACCGTGTCATAATCCGATCCATTTCTTTGCTTGTTTCTTGTTCGTTTGGCAAATCAATCATTCAATGGGAATGTGCAAAAacgaaaccaaaaaaaaaaaaaaaagattccttCATCTCCATCAAGTTCGAGGACAACGGCAAGGCGACGTGGGACAGCCAGAGCCAGCACAAGGCGTCGGCGGCGGTGACGGAGGCCGAGGCGGAGGAAGGCAAGCCGGCGGCGGCTCCCGCGAcgaggtcgtcgtcgtcgtcgaccgtggcggtggcggtggagcacgtgaagcggggcggcgtcaCCCGGTGGCGCAAGCAGGTGGTGGGGCGCCTGCTGCAGCTGGCGCGCTGGAGGAGGTCGTCCGCGGCGGCCAAGGCGGGCGGCGGAGCGGCGTGCCACGTCGCCGGGCTGGACGGCAAGAAGGCGGAGCGGTCCAAGACGCGAGGGAGGGGCTGGATCCGGAGCCTCACTCGGAGGCGCGCGCACGGCGACCGGGCGTGGTAGGTCGTCAGGTCCGGACGGTCGGCGCCGGCGGGCCATGGTGTCCGATGGATGGATCTCCCGTCTTTGACGTCCGAGTCCGACCAATGCAGGCTTGCTTGCAGCTACTACTGACGTACGTACGGCTTGCTTTGCAATTGCTTGATTGTACAAAGTGAGTGACCACACATATGGATCAATCATATATCCAATGATCATCATCCAagaattatattatattatatagagAAAGAGAGATACTCAAATCAAAAACAAGAAAACAGAGAGAGAATGAGGATTGTGCTTGATGCTGATCAGGGAGTGATCATCTCAGTATATCTGATGATTATTTTATTAATCCAGCCATGTACTGTGTGGGTTTTGatgatgacaaaaaaaaaaaacaatactactctactacttGTAAATGGTCTGGTGGTGGATGGAGCTTAATCATGCACAGTTGCCTGTTGGCGTGGACACACTGGGCAGTGCTCGTCGGATTGGATGTCTGTTTGCCTAATTATATTGCATTGCAGCTAGCTAATGCATGATTTGCTTGTCAGCTGAGCTGCCTTTGAATGTGATTGAATCGGCAACAAGTAATCTACCGACAAGGATGGATATGGGCAGACAGACGGTCCGAGATGGATAACATGTCGCATCAGAAATGgggatttttaactttttttttttgccatcctTCAGTCATCCGTTTGTCATCTTTGTGCGTGTTTCTATACAATTACCATAATAAACAGTAAAGTTACTAAGTTTTTGTTACTTTGACTGACGTGGCATGCCATGTGGGCTGCCAGCGTGGCAGCGAGCCCGGAAGTTGTAATTTAGCACGGAAAATGACCCTGCTGCCCTCGTCTCCTTCATTTGTCGTCAGCCGATCCAGCCTGGGTCAAACAAATGAAGGAGGCGAGCGCAGTTTGGTCATTTCCCGTCCTAAATTACGACTTCTGGGCTGGCTGCCACGCTGTGACGCCGGCAGCCCCAGCTGGCATGCCACGTTAGCCAAAGTGGCAGAAACGTAGGTGTTTTACTGTTTGCTATGGTAATTGCGTAGGAGCACACACAAAGATGTCAAACGGAGGAGGAAAAAAAAGTCAAAAATCCCTAAATGAGAGGGATTGGATCACACCCACACTATGCAGCAGCAACACTCTGCTTTGTGTTTTAGAAAGAAGATGCATGCGTGTATATGGTGCACTGCATGTCCCTTTTCAACAAGGGAaactaataaaaatataaaagaaaaagACCATGCGTTGCATCTTGACTGCCTTTTCTCCAGattccagagagagagagagagagagagatgcatgcatgcactgggAAAACATTCGGCAGGGCAGGGCTGGGCTTTGACAAGTGTGTGATGCATGCAACGCAACTCAAGAATTATTATTCACAGCAGACTGGCAGGCATGTCAACATGTGCTTGAGCCTTGAGGTGAGACTGCCCCTTGcagattttttatttatttttaacatatttttaaactaattttaaaactaacactattttttcttcaaatctaacatttttggccgcgcctattcgcACGGCGTGGCGATTTAACgctgccgcgtcatgcatggggCGCGACGAGGTTGCCCACGTGGCAGTGACAGGGCccttgaccggtgacgtggccggctctgccgcgccaccggtCAGGGCGCGGCGGTGACGCGCCACGCATCATGGCGCAGCAGTGGCACGCCACCGTCCAGGGCGCAACAGAGCCTAATATAGGCCCGCGGTCCAGTCCCGCCGCGCCACATCACCGCCCAGCCCGCCGCGCCCGCACATGCGCCCGCACGCACGCCGCGCCAGCCCGTGCCCGCCGCgctggccgcgccacgaacgcccaCCACGGCTGCCGGCCGTTCGCTGCACCCCCGCCCACGCACGCTGGCGCGCCCACGCCGTCGGTCGCCCGCCGcgccctccggccacgcacggcggtTGCCCGCCGCGCCCACCATTGCCCTCATTGGCGCGCCGCCGCCCTCACTACCGCGCCCgcgactgccgccgccgccctcactgCCGCGTTGTACACCGCTCCCAACTGCCGCACGCCCC from Miscanthus floridulus cultivar M001 chromosome 11, ASM1932011v1, whole genome shotgun sequence includes these protein-coding regions:
- the LOC136494264 gene encoding uncharacterized protein, which gives rise to MNKQQHQAYGYGHGQGDVPGYCCFHPREVVVGVCAHCLKDRLLLLLAAANNNNSNAAADAVHRRGRSRSSSISLPKVFALGSSFLQRLDSRHHRGRDPNNNCYSDDDDATTSVASLDDSFISIKFEDNGKATWDSQSQHKASAAVTEAEAEEGKPAAAPATRSSSSSTVAVAVEHVKRGGVTRWRKQVVGRLLQLARWRRSSAAAKAGGGAACHVAGLDGKKAERSKTRGRGWIRSLTRRRAHGDRAW